A genome region from Micromonospora peucetia includes the following:
- a CDS encoding siderophore-interacting protein yields MTVGTAVLEAGTIRRPMLAEVVANRPLTPHLRRITLTGTEIDRFGYDGPDHLARVFLAPAPGAELHLPDSAQWWPALQAMPAQLRPVVRNYTVRRLDAGRRELDIDFVLHGDGGPASAWALEAAPGDRIGVLSDGAAYAPPADTEWQLLVGDETAMPAITAAVEALPPQARAIALIEVGSAEHEIEVRTPAGVTLTWLHRGGTPAGGSDVVIRTLRELALPSGTPYAFVAGEAAMVTTVRRHLCAERGIAKERVYFGGYWKVATH; encoded by the coding sequence ATGACCGTCGGCACCGCTGTGCTCGAAGCCGGGACGATCCGGCGCCCGATGCTCGCCGAGGTCGTCGCCAACCGGCCACTCACCCCTCATCTGCGGCGCATCACCCTGACCGGTACGGAGATCGACCGCTTCGGCTACGACGGGCCGGACCACCTGGCGCGGGTCTTCCTCGCCCCCGCACCCGGCGCCGAACTGCACCTGCCGGACTCCGCGCAGTGGTGGCCCGCCCTGCAGGCCATGCCGGCACAGCTGCGGCCGGTGGTCCGCAACTACACGGTCCGGCGCCTGGACGCCGGACGGCGCGAGCTGGACATCGACTTCGTGCTCCACGGCGACGGCGGGCCGGCCTCCGCCTGGGCGCTCGAAGCCGCCCCCGGCGACCGGATCGGCGTGCTCAGTGACGGCGCCGCGTACGCCCCGCCCGCCGACACCGAGTGGCAGCTGCTCGTCGGCGACGAGACCGCCATGCCGGCGATCACCGCGGCTGTCGAGGCGCTGCCGCCGCAGGCGCGGGCAATCGCGCTGATCGAGGTGGGTTCCGCGGAACACGAGATCGAGGTACGCACGCCAGCCGGTGTCACGCTGACCTGGCTGCACCGCGGCGGCACCCCGGCGGGCGGCAGTGACGTGGTGATCCGCACGCTGCGGGAGCTGGCACTGCCATCCGGCACGCCGTACGCCTTCGTCGCGGGTGAGGCCGCCATGGTCACCACCGTCCGTCGGCATCTGTGCGCCGAACGCGGCATCGCCAAGGAGCGCGTCTACTTCGGCGGCTACTGGAAGGTCGCCACGCACTGA
- a CDS encoding iron-siderophore ABC transporter substrate-binding protein: MRSNRFLTGVVALAATLVLAACGGSSKAEDTSASGSSATFPITITHALGSTTIKEKPKRVATVAWANHEVPLALGIVPVGMAKANFGDDDNDGLLPWVAEKLRSLGGTAPVLFDENDGINFEAVADTKPDVILAAYSGLTQQDYDTLSKIAPVVAYPKAPWATAWRDTIKLESQALGLAKEGDALIADFEKKMTDAAAKHPQLAGKSAMFMTHVDPTDLSKVGFYTTHDTRAQFFEDLGMKVPGSIAKLSAGTDKFTLNQSAEQIQVFDDVDVIVAYGDDKLLAAAQADPLLSKIPAIKRGSVVMLSGSTPLGTAANPTPLAIPFVLDDYVAMLAKAADQVS, encoded by the coding sequence ATGCGCTCAAACCGCTTCCTGACCGGGGTCGTCGCCCTGGCCGCGACGTTGGTGCTCGCTGCCTGCGGCGGGTCGTCGAAGGCCGAGGACACCTCCGCCAGCGGCAGCTCCGCCACGTTCCCGATCACGATCACGCACGCGCTCGGCAGCACGACGATCAAGGAGAAGCCGAAGCGGGTGGCAACCGTGGCCTGGGCGAACCACGAGGTTCCGCTGGCTCTCGGCATCGTCCCCGTGGGGATGGCGAAGGCCAACTTCGGCGACGACGACAACGACGGCCTCCTGCCATGGGTCGCCGAAAAACTCAGGTCGCTCGGTGGGACAGCGCCGGTGCTGTTCGACGAGAACGACGGCATCAACTTCGAGGCGGTCGCCGACACCAAGCCCGACGTCATCCTCGCCGCGTACTCGGGCCTGACCCAGCAGGACTACGACACCCTCAGCAAGATCGCCCCGGTGGTCGCCTACCCGAAGGCGCCCTGGGCCACGGCGTGGCGCGACACCATCAAGCTGGAGAGCCAGGCCCTCGGCCTGGCGAAGGAGGGCGACGCGCTGATCGCCGACTTCGAGAAGAAGATGACCGACGCCGCCGCGAAGCACCCGCAGTTGGCCGGCAAGTCGGCGATGTTCATGACGCACGTCGACCCGACCGACCTGAGCAAGGTCGGCTTCTACACGACGCACGACACCCGGGCCCAGTTCTTCGAAGACCTCGGGATGAAGGTCCCGGGCAGCATCGCCAAGCTCTCCGCCGGCACCGACAAGTTCACCCTCAACCAGAGCGCCGAACAGATCCAGGTCTTCGACGACGTGGACGTCATCGTCGCGTACGGCGACGACAAGCTGCTCGCCGCCGCGCAGGCCGACCCGCTGCTGTCGAAGATCCCCGCGATCAAGCGCGGCTCGGTGGTCATGCTCTCCGGCAGCACGCCGCTGGGCACCGCGGCGAACCCCACCCCGCTGGCCATCCCGTTCGTGCTGGACGACTACGTCGCGATGCTCGCCAAGGCTGCCGACCAGGTGTCATGA
- a CDS encoding FecCD family ABC transporter permease — protein MTGLDSRALPDVAVVRRPARVRLLWFLVAIAVLLALMAASVALGSRNVGWSDILAAFQGADETMEQAAVTKRIPRTLLAVTVGAALGLAGAVMQGVTRNPLADPGILGVNMGASLAVVVGMVTFGLSSATSYLWMAILGAGLAAVFVYAVGSLGRGGPTPLKLALAGAATSAALASLISAFVLPRNDVAGGFRSWQIGGVGGATYDSIRQALPFLAVGFVICVLSARALNSLALGDELAAGLGERVTVVRGVAALGSVLLCGAATAVAGPIGFVGLVVPHVCRMLVGLDHRWLLPFAALLGASLLTAADVVGRVVARPAEIDVGIVTALIGAPFFIYIVRRQKVREL, from the coding sequence ATGACCGGGCTCGACTCGCGTGCCCTGCCGGACGTCGCCGTGGTGCGGCGTCCGGCACGGGTACGCCTGCTGTGGTTCCTCGTCGCGATCGCGGTGCTGCTGGCGCTCATGGCGGCGTCGGTCGCGCTGGGCTCCCGCAACGTCGGCTGGTCCGACATCCTCGCCGCCTTTCAGGGCGCGGACGAGACCATGGAACAGGCCGCCGTCACCAAACGGATCCCGCGGACCCTGCTCGCCGTGACCGTCGGCGCGGCGCTCGGCCTGGCCGGCGCGGTGATGCAGGGCGTGACCCGCAACCCGCTGGCCGACCCGGGCATCCTGGGCGTCAACATGGGGGCTTCGCTCGCCGTGGTCGTCGGAATGGTCACGTTCGGCCTCTCCTCGGCGACCAGCTACCTCTGGATGGCGATCCTCGGCGCCGGCCTCGCGGCCGTCTTCGTGTACGCCGTCGGCTCCCTGGGGCGGGGCGGCCCCACACCACTCAAGCTCGCGCTCGCCGGCGCCGCCACATCTGCCGCGCTCGCGTCGCTGATCAGCGCCTTCGTGCTGCCCCGCAACGACGTGGCCGGTGGCTTCCGGTCGTGGCAGATCGGCGGGGTCGGCGGCGCCACCTACGACAGCATCCGGCAGGCCCTGCCGTTCCTCGCGGTGGGCTTCGTGATCTGCGTCCTGTCGGCCCGGGCCCTGAACTCGCTCGCGCTCGGAGACGAACTCGCGGCGGGGCTCGGCGAACGGGTCACGGTGGTACGGGGCGTCGCGGCGCTCGGTTCCGTGCTGCTCTGCGGCGCCGCCACGGCGGTCGCCGGACCCATCGGGTTCGTCGGTCTGGTCGTCCCGCACGTGTGCCGGATGCTGGTCGGGCTCGACCACCGGTGGCTGCTGCCGTTCGCCGCGCTGCTCGGCGCGTCGCTGCTGACCGCCGCGGACGTCGTCGGCCGGGTGGTGGCCCGCCCCGCGGAGATCGACGTGGGCATCGTGACGGCGCTGATCGGCGCCCCGTTCTTCATCTACATCGTCCGCCGGCAGAAGGTACGCGAGCTGTGA
- a CDS encoding FecCD family ABC transporter permease, with protein sequence MSTTTLEAVTHGRVRRTRRRLIVLIVLAALVVAAFAVSLMAGRTFYPPADVLAVIAGEDVPGASFTVGTLRLPRAVLAILAGACFGIGGVTFQTMLRNPLASPDLIGISSGASAAAAFAIVTLHLGEAGVSAFAIVAGLAVALVIYLLSFKDGVAGTRLVLIGIGMAAMLDSLTAYVLTQAAEWDLQEAMRWLTGSLNGATWEETVPVAVAVAVLAPVLLSQARNLAMMQLGDDTAAALGVRLERTRILVIVAAVGLIAFATAATGPIAFVAFLSGPIAARIIGPAGSLLLPSALVGALLVLVADFVGQYAFDTRYPVGVVTGVLGAPYLIYLLIRTNRAGGSL encoded by the coding sequence GTGAGCACCACGACTCTCGAGGCCGTCACCCACGGCCGGGTCCGCCGTACGCGCCGGCGACTCATCGTGCTCATCGTGCTCGCCGCGCTCGTGGTCGCCGCGTTCGCCGTCTCGTTGATGGCGGGCCGCACCTTCTACCCGCCGGCCGACGTCCTGGCGGTGATCGCCGGCGAGGACGTCCCCGGGGCCTCGTTCACGGTGGGCACGCTCCGCCTGCCGCGGGCCGTCCTCGCGATCCTGGCCGGGGCCTGCTTCGGGATCGGCGGCGTCACCTTCCAGACGATGCTGCGCAACCCGCTCGCCAGCCCCGACCTCATCGGCATCAGCTCCGGCGCGAGCGCCGCGGCCGCCTTCGCGATCGTGACGCTGCACCTCGGCGAGGCGGGGGTGTCCGCCTTCGCGATCGTCGCCGGGCTGGCGGTGGCGCTGGTCATCTACCTCCTGTCGTTCAAGGACGGGGTCGCCGGTACCCGCCTCGTCCTGATCGGCATCGGCATGGCCGCCATGCTCGACAGCCTGACCGCGTACGTGCTGACCCAGGCCGCCGAATGGGACCTGCAGGAGGCCATGCGCTGGCTGACCGGCAGCCTCAACGGCGCCACCTGGGAGGAGACCGTTCCGGTGGCCGTCGCCGTGGCCGTCCTGGCGCCGGTGCTGCTGAGCCAGGCCCGCAACCTCGCCATGATGCAGTTGGGCGACGACACCGCTGCGGCACTCGGGGTCCGCCTCGAGCGCACCCGGATCCTGGTCATCGTCGCGGCCGTCGGTCTGATCGCCTTCGCCACCGCGGCAACCGGGCCGATCGCCTTCGTCGCCTTCCTCTCCGGACCGATCGCCGCCCGGATCATCGGCCCGGCCGGCTCGCTGCTGCTGCCTTCCGCGCTGGTCGGCGCCCTCCTGGTGCTCGTCGCGGACTTCGTCGGCCAGTACGCCTTCGACACGCGCTATCCCGTGGGTGTCGTCACCGGCGTGCTCGGCGCCCCCTACCTCATCTACCTGCTCATCCGTACGAACCGCGCGGGAGGCTCGCTGTGA
- a CDS encoding ABC transporter ATP-binding protein, giving the protein MTTTHTLAVERLTLGYSDRVVISSLDLVVPPGKITAIVGANACGKSTLLRSMSRLLAPRAGHVLLDGKQVHRLPAKQLARTLGLLPQSPTAPEGITVADLVGRGRNPHQRLLSRWSREDDAAVAAALDATQTADLADRSVDELSGGQRQRVWIAMALAQQTDLLLLDEPTTFLDVSHQVEVLDLLTDLNLTRGTTIVMVLHDLNLAARYADHLIALASGRVHAAGEPAQVLTQECVRAVFGLESQVIIDPTSEKPLMLPIGRHHVTTRPDLGLSIGT; this is encoded by the coding sequence GTGACCACCACCCACACGCTCGCGGTCGAGAGGCTGACGCTCGGCTACTCCGACCGCGTCGTCATCTCCTCGCTCGACCTCGTCGTGCCGCCCGGGAAGATCACGGCGATCGTCGGCGCCAACGCGTGCGGCAAGTCGACCCTGCTGCGATCGATGTCGCGACTGCTGGCACCCCGCGCCGGCCATGTCCTGCTCGACGGCAAGCAGGTGCACCGGCTGCCGGCCAAGCAACTGGCCCGTACCCTCGGCCTGCTTCCCCAGTCGCCGACGGCGCCCGAGGGGATCACCGTGGCCGACCTCGTCGGTCGTGGGCGCAATCCGCACCAGCGTTTGCTCTCCCGCTGGAGCAGGGAGGACGACGCCGCGGTGGCGGCGGCCCTGGACGCGACCCAGACGGCGGACCTCGCCGACCGCTCGGTCGACGAGCTCTCCGGCGGCCAGCGGCAACGGGTGTGGATCGCCATGGCGCTGGCCCAGCAGACGGACCTGTTGCTGCTGGACGAGCCGACGACGTTCCTCGACGTCAGCCATCAGGTCGAAGTCCTCGACCTGCTCACCGACCTCAACCTGACGCGCGGAACGACGATCGTCATGGTGCTGCACGACCTCAACCTCGCCGCCCGCTACGCGGACCACCTCATCGCGCTCGCCTCCGGGCGAGTGCACGCCGCGGGCGAGCCGGCACAGGTCCTGACGCAGGAGTGCGTCCGCGCCGTGTTCGGCCTCGAAAGCCAGGTCATCATCGATCCGACGTCGGAGAAGCCGCTGATGCTGCCGATCGGTCGCCATCACGTCACGACCCGTCCGGACCTCGGCCTCAGCATCGGCACCTGA
- a CDS encoding ABC transporter transmembrane domain-containing protein: MAGDEINGTAVLRRALRRQRRRVVTGIALLCVHQATEALVPVAIGVIIDRAVATGDVRALLLSLAGLAVLFTVLAFAYRTGARQAFAAVEQEAHNVRVEIAESALDPRGRRSGMRDGELLSVTASDAELSALVVRVAGFCAAAVTALVVAAVALLVVDVPLGLGVLIGVPLVVLALQRMAPLLTRRSASQQEALATTTALAVDLVTGLRVLRGIGAQEHAARRYAAASRHALDVTLRAATTKGLHLGLTTTVNGLFLATVAGVAGWLALEGRLTIGELVAVVGLAQFIAEPVQTLGYGVQVFAMARASAGRVARVLGAPPLTRPGTAGQPAPDPSRLALDTVGYAGLDGVSLRVGAGEVLGVLAYDPSEAEALVALLSGRVPREDYRGTVYVDGVPAEELHIDAVRSTLLVEQHDVALFEGTLRANLAAGANPDEAVLRAAVRAAAAEDVLAAHPHDIDRLLTERGANLSGGQRQRIGLARALVADPPVLVLHNPTTAVDAVTEVLLAEGLASARAAAPRGTVLITNSPALLGITHRVAVIDRGRVVADGPHEQLLASDARYREEVLR; encoded by the coding sequence ATGGCAGGCGACGAGATCAACGGTACGGCGGTGCTGCGCCGCGCCCTGCGCCGCCAGCGCCGTCGGGTGGTGACCGGCATCGCGCTGCTCTGCGTCCACCAGGCCACCGAGGCACTCGTTCCGGTCGCCATCGGTGTGATCATCGACCGCGCGGTCGCCACCGGGGATGTACGCGCCCTGCTGCTCTCGCTCGCCGGTCTCGCCGTCCTCTTCACCGTTCTCGCCTTCGCCTACCGGACCGGCGCCCGTCAGGCGTTCGCCGCCGTGGAGCAGGAGGCACACAACGTGCGGGTCGAGATCGCCGAGAGCGCCCTCGATCCGCGCGGACGCCGCTCGGGTATGCGTGACGGCGAACTGCTCTCCGTCACCGCCTCCGACGCCGAGCTGTCCGCGCTCGTCGTGCGGGTCGCAGGGTTCTGCGCCGCTGCCGTCACCGCCCTCGTGGTCGCGGCCGTCGCGCTGCTCGTCGTCGACGTTCCGCTCGGGCTCGGGGTGCTCATCGGGGTGCCTCTGGTGGTCCTCGCCCTACAGCGGATGGCACCGCTGCTCACCCGGCGCAGCGCATCCCAGCAGGAGGCCCTCGCGACCACCACCGCGCTCGCCGTGGACCTCGTCACCGGCCTGCGCGTGTTGCGTGGCATCGGCGCTCAGGAACACGCCGCACGCCGGTACGCGGCCGCCAGCCGGCACGCCCTCGACGTCACCCTGCGCGCCGCCACCACCAAGGGTCTGCACCTCGGGCTCACCACCACTGTGAACGGCCTCTTCCTCGCGACGGTCGCCGGTGTCGCCGGCTGGCTCGCGCTGGAGGGCCGGCTCACCATCGGCGAACTCGTCGCCGTCGTCGGGCTGGCCCAGTTCATCGCCGAGCCGGTGCAGACGCTCGGGTACGGCGTACAGGTGTTCGCCATGGCCCGCGCCTCCGCGGGGCGGGTCGCCCGGGTGCTCGGTGCCCCGCCGCTCACCCGGCCGGGAACCGCCGGGCAGCCTGCCCCGGACCCGTCGCGCCTCGCCCTCGACACGGTCGGGTACGCCGGACTCGACGGAGTGTCCCTGCGGGTCGGCGCCGGCGAGGTCCTGGGCGTGCTCGCCTACGATCCGAGCGAGGCCGAGGCGCTGGTCGCGCTGCTGTCCGGCCGGGTGCCCCGGGAGGACTACCGGGGAACGGTGTACGTCGACGGCGTACCCGCCGAAGAGCTGCACATCGACGCCGTACGCAGCACCCTCCTGGTCGAGCAGCATGACGTGGCGTTGTTCGAGGGGACGCTGCGCGCCAACCTCGCCGCCGGCGCCAACCCCGACGAGGCGGTCCTGCGCGCCGCGGTGCGCGCCGCGGCGGCCGAGGACGTGCTCGCCGCGCACCCGCACGACATCGACCGCCTGCTCACCGAGCGGGGGGCGAACCTGTCCGGCGGACAGCGGCAGCGGATCGGGCTGGCCAGGGCACTCGTCGCCGACCCACCGGTGCTGGTGCTGCACAACCCCACCACCGCGGTCGACGCGGTCACCGAGGTGCTGCTCGCCGAAGGGCTGGCCTCAGCTCGCGCGGCGGCGCCCCGCGGCACGGTGCTGATCACCAACAGTCCGGCCCTGCTGGGGATCACGCACCGGGTGGCGGTGATCGACCGGGGGCGGGTCGTCGCCGACGGCCCGCACGAACAGCTGCTCGCCAGCGACGCCCGCTACCGGGAGGAGGTCCTGCGGTGA
- a CDS encoding ABC transporter ATP-binding protein yields MTDASTGVGVESRQLLPTATARQTWAALRAEFARLPGLSAAAGTLLVAAAATGLVAPWVLGRLVDDVIAGSDTTQIVARAGVIAGAAVLAGVLTAIGAAVAARLGETVLARLRERVLDRALHLPSATLERAGTGDLIARAGDDVAVATNVISTSGPAFLGALLSIVLTAAGLFALDWRLGLAGLAAAPAYAFGLYWYLKRSVPYYARERVATGERAQAMAGALRGSATVRAYRMEDAHVARIADRSAVARDLSLEIFSLHTRFGLRVNRAEFVGLAAVLLAGFLLVRDDLATVGAATTAALYFHRLFNPIGLLLLQSDSVLQAGASLARLVGVTSMPGSASPDKSGPARQERSGTAEPGRSGPAGLEVSVARHCYDDGPVVLRDIALRLTPGERVALVGASGAGKSTLAGIAAGIIAPTDGSVSLRGVPLAQLGDHRVRREIALISQEVHVFAGTLGEDLRLADPDATDAELTAALDLVGVTDWLRTLPDGLDTCVGEGGRQLTAAQAQQLALARLVLADPAVAVLDEATAEAGSAGARDLDRAAMAATEGRTTLIVAHRLSQAATADRIVVLEHGRVAEHGTHDQLLAAGGRYSQLWRSWSTPDLMVPK; encoded by the coding sequence GTGACCGATGCATCGACCGGAGTCGGCGTGGAATCGAGGCAACTGCTGCCGACGGCCACCGCCCGCCAGACCTGGGCCGCGCTGCGCGCCGAGTTCGCCCGGCTGCCCGGGCTCAGCGCCGCCGCCGGTACGTTGCTGGTCGCCGCGGCAGCGACCGGGCTCGTCGCCCCATGGGTGCTCGGCCGGCTCGTCGATGACGTCATCGCCGGGTCCGACACGACACAGATCGTGGCCCGGGCGGGCGTGATCGCCGGCGCCGCGGTGCTCGCCGGTGTCCTAACCGCGATCGGAGCCGCGGTCGCCGCACGCCTCGGCGAGACCGTGCTGGCACGGCTGCGGGAGCGGGTCCTCGACCGCGCCCTGCACCTACCGTCAGCCACGCTGGAGCGAGCCGGGACCGGGGACCTGATAGCACGCGCCGGCGACGACGTGGCCGTGGCGACGAATGTGATCAGCACCAGCGGACCCGCCTTCCTCGGCGCGCTGCTGTCCATCGTGCTGACCGCGGCAGGTCTCTTCGCCCTCGACTGGCGGCTCGGCCTCGCCGGGCTGGCCGCGGCCCCCGCCTACGCGTTCGGGCTGTACTGGTACCTGAAGCGTTCGGTTCCGTACTACGCCCGCGAGCGGGTGGCGACGGGCGAGCGGGCACAGGCGATGGCGGGGGCACTTCGCGGCTCGGCCACCGTGCGCGCATACCGGATGGAAGACGCACACGTCGCTCGGATCGCCGATCGCTCCGCGGTGGCCCGCGACCTGTCGCTGGAGATCTTCAGCCTGCACACCCGATTCGGGCTGCGGGTCAACCGGGCGGAGTTCGTGGGGCTCGCCGCCGTACTGCTCGCCGGTTTTCTGCTGGTCCGCGACGACCTGGCCACCGTGGGAGCAGCGACCACCGCCGCGCTCTACTTCCACCGCCTCTTCAACCCGATCGGTCTGCTGCTGCTCCAGTCGGACTCCGTGCTGCAGGCCGGGGCAAGCCTCGCCCGGCTCGTCGGCGTCACCTCGATGCCGGGCTCCGCCTCGCCCGACAAATCCGGGCCTGCCCGCCAGGAACGCTCCGGGACGGCGGAGCCGGGCAGGTCTGGGCCCGCGGGGCTGGAGGTGTCCGTCGCCCGGCACTGCTACGACGACGGACCCGTGGTGCTGCGGGACATCGCCCTCCGGCTCACACCGGGAGAACGCGTCGCCCTCGTCGGAGCGAGCGGAGCGGGCAAGAGCACCCTCGCCGGCATCGCCGCCGGAATCATCGCGCCCACTGACGGCTCGGTGTCCCTGCGCGGTGTGCCGCTGGCGCAACTGGGCGACCACCGCGTCCGTCGCGAGATCGCCCTGATCAGCCAGGAGGTGCACGTCTTCGCCGGGACGCTCGGCGAAGACCTACGCCTCGCCGACCCGGACGCCACCGACGCCGAGCTGACCGCAGCCCTCGACCTCGTCGGCGTCACCGATTGGCTCCGTACCCTGCCGGACGGCCTCGACACGTGCGTGGGGGAGGGGGGACGGCAGCTCACCGCCGCCCAGGCCCAGCAGCTCGCCCTGGCTCGCCTCGTCCTCGCCGACCCCGCCGTCGCGGTCCTCGACGAGGCCACCGCGGAGGCTGGCAGCGCGGGGGCGCGTGACCTCGACCGAGCCGCCATGGCGGCCACCGAGGGCCGTACCACGCTGATCGTCGCCCACCGCCTCAGCCAGGCGGCCACCGCGGACCGCATCGTCGTCCTGGAACACGGGCGGGTCGCCGAGCACGGCACGCACGACCAACTGCTGGCGGCCGGGGGCCGGTACAGCCAGCTGTGGCGTTCCTGGAGCACGCCCGATCTCATGGTCCCGAAGTGA
- a CDS encoding MFS transporter yields the protein MTSATPSPLAGPTPTTSPRPARAGGRQWAALAALTLAVTLLAVDGTVLALAMPALTADLGATANQVLWIGDAYSFALAGLLISMGTLADRIGRKRLLLIGVASFGAASLLAAFAPTAGWLIAARILLGVAGATLMPSTLSIVRNVFTDPGQRTRAIAVWSAGASGGAALGPLVGGALLEHYWWGSVFVINLPIMLLVLVTVALLVPESRNPAPGRFDLLSAVLSVAAIVPLVWAVKHTAKAGVDPVGLLAAALAVGAAVVFVRRQRNLRAPLMDITLFTRPAFTGTVLASMIAIFAFSGLLFFFSQYLQLVRGYSPLQAGLRELPATLASIVVAVVAVRIIVRLGVGHTLAAALLVAAAGLGVLAMAEGATGYTGMAVGLILIGLGIGIAFTASTDAILSSVPRERAGAASAISEMSYELGVALGIALLGTLHAVLYRAGLPDLSGLTGATREAVTESLAAGTQALAGTDGHGTQILTAARDAFAHGMQVTSVIAAVLLVVAALVAWKIVPSDRRPGR from the coding sequence ATGACGTCCGCGACGCCCTCCCCGCTGGCCGGCCCCACGCCGACCACGTCCCCTCGCCCGGCACGTGCCGGAGGCCGCCAGTGGGCCGCGTTGGCGGCGCTCACCCTGGCGGTGACCCTGCTGGCTGTCGACGGCACCGTGCTGGCGTTGGCGATGCCGGCCCTGACCGCCGACCTCGGAGCCACCGCCAACCAGGTGCTGTGGATCGGTGACGCCTACTCCTTCGCCCTGGCTGGCCTGTTGATCAGCATGGGCACCCTGGCCGATCGCATCGGCCGCAAGCGGCTGCTGCTGATCGGCGTCGCCAGTTTCGGTGCCGCCTCACTGCTGGCCGCGTTCGCACCGACCGCCGGCTGGCTGATCGCCGCCCGGATCCTGCTGGGCGTGGCCGGGGCGACGTTGATGCCCTCGACCCTGTCGATCGTGCGCAACGTGTTCACCGACCCGGGGCAGCGTACCCGCGCCATCGCGGTGTGGTCGGCCGGCGCCTCCGGCGGCGCGGCGCTGGGCCCACTGGTCGGCGGCGCCCTGCTGGAGCACTACTGGTGGGGATCGGTCTTCGTGATCAACCTGCCGATCATGCTGCTGGTGCTGGTCACCGTCGCGCTGTTGGTGCCCGAGTCGCGCAACCCCGCTCCCGGGCGCTTCGACCTGCTCAGCGCCGTGCTGTCGGTGGCCGCGATCGTGCCGCTGGTGTGGGCGGTCAAGCACACCGCCAAGGCCGGCGTCGATCCGGTCGGCCTGCTCGCCGCCGCGCTCGCCGTGGGTGCCGCGGTGGTGTTCGTACGCCGCCAGCGCAACCTGCGGGCGCCCCTGATGGACATCACGCTCTTCACCCGGCCGGCGTTCACCGGCACCGTCCTGGCCTCGATGATCGCCATCTTCGCATTCAGCGGGCTGCTGTTCTTCTTCTCCCAGTACCTGCAACTGGTCCGCGGCTACTCGCCCCTGCAGGCAGGGCTGCGGGAGTTGCCCGCCACGCTGGCTTCCATCGTCGTGGCTGTCGTCGCCGTCCGGATCATCGTCCGGCTCGGCGTGGGGCACACTCTCGCCGCCGCACTGCTGGTGGCCGCGGCGGGGCTCGGTGTGCTGGCGATGGCCGAAGGCGCCACCGGCTACACCGGCATGGCCGTAGGCCTGATCCTGATCGGGCTGGGGATCGGGATCGCGTTCACCGCCTCCACCGACGCGATCCTGAGCTCGGTGCCCCGCGAACGGGCCGGCGCCGCCTCCGCGATCTCCGAGATGTCCTACGAGCTGGGCGTCGCACTGGGCATCGCCCTGCTGGGAACCCTGCACGCCGTGCTGTACCGCGCCGGCCTGCCCGACCTGTCCGGCCTGACCGGCGCCACCCGGGAAGCGGTAACCGAATCGCTGGCCGCCGGCACCCAGGCTCTGGCCGGCACCGACGGGCACGGCACCCAGATCCTGACCGCCGCCCGCGACGCCTTCGCCCACGGCATGCAGGTCACCTCGGTCATCGCCGCGGTCCTGCTGGTGGTGGCGGCACTGGTGGCGTGGAAGATCGTCCCCTCCGACCGGCGTCCGGGACGCTAG
- a CDS encoding TetR/AcrR family transcriptional regulator: MQDRERDTARTRRVVLDAAAKVVGTHGSGASVDAIARAAGVSKGGLLHHFRSRDQLLLALAEDLAEQFAAAVYAAVDPRDHAPGRLVRGYVNATFDDLLDESRVPEQAVLAATLSNVPGVAEVLRRDKQRWKEAFDADKLHPQRVLLITRAADGAAIAGLYEGGSDPGELEHARRLLLALSRHDGPLLDL, from the coding sequence GTGCAAGATCGGGAACGGGACACGGCCAGGACCCGCCGGGTCGTGCTGGACGCCGCCGCGAAGGTGGTCGGCACGCACGGGTCCGGTGCCAGCGTGGACGCGATCGCCCGGGCGGCCGGGGTTTCCAAGGGTGGGCTGCTGCACCACTTCCGCTCCCGCGACCAGCTGCTGCTCGCATTGGCCGAGGACCTGGCCGAACAGTTCGCCGCCGCGGTGTACGCGGCGGTCGACCCCCGCGACCACGCCCCCGGCCGCCTGGTGCGCGGCTACGTCAACGCCACCTTCGACGACCTGCTCGACGAGTCCAGGGTTCCCGAGCAGGCCGTGCTGGCCGCCACCCTCTCCAACGTCCCCGGCGTCGCGGAGGTGCTGCGACGCGACAAGCAGCGCTGGAAGGAGGCGTTCGACGCCGACAAGCTGCACCCCCAACGGGTCCTGCTCATCACCCGGGCCGCCGACGGCGCAGCCATCGCCGGCCTGTACGAGGGGGGCAGCGACCCGGGGGAGCTGGAACACGCCCGTCGACTGCTACTGGCCCTCAGCCGCCACGACGGGCCCCTGCTGGATCTCTGA